The following coding sequences lie in one Treponema sp. OMZ 790 genomic window:
- a CDS encoding ATP-dependent Clp protease adaptor ClpS — MEVKKQPQRGTIISEKFIEPENYRVILLNDDFTPMDFVVAILISIFNKSPEEAESLMFKVHKTGQASVGIYVYDIAATKCFQVLTAAKNNNFPLQCKVEKV; from the coding sequence ATGGAAGTAAAAAAACAGCCCCAAAGAGGGACTATTATTTCTGAAAAATTTATAGAACCTGAAAATTATAGAGTTATTCTCCTTAACGATGATTTTACTCCGATGGATTTTGTTGTTGCCATCCTTATTTCTATATTCAATAAATCACCCGAAGAGGCGGAATCTTTGATGTTTAAGGTTCATAAAACGGGACAAGCATCTGTCGGAATTTATGTTTATGACATAGCCGCAACAAAATGCTTTCAAGTATTAACCGCAGCAAAGAATAATAATTTTCCGCTGCAATGCAAGGTTGAAAAGGTATGA